The following proteins are encoded in a genomic region of Bacteroidales bacterium:
- the rsmG gene encoding 16S rRNA (guanine(527)-N(7))-methyltransferase RsmG, with product MEVPDFAREELFLIYDCFKNLSEEQKKRFESLWELYTLWNERINLVSRKDILHLYKHHVLHSLSIAWKTTIIKNQLILDLGTGGGFPGIPLAILFPETRFLLIDSVGKKIMAVENIIKSLDLKNTFAKCERVENLRMEVDMIVARAVAPLGKIIKWTENLNFLAKHGMPRYVLLKGQDVFSELRNLSCKYEAFPLKHFHPDPFFEEKFLLHIF from the coding sequence ATGGAAGTTCCAGATTTTGCGAGGGAAGAGTTGTTTTTGATTTATGACTGTTTTAAGAATTTATCTGAAGAACAAAAAAAACGCTTTGAATCCTTATGGGAGCTTTATACTTTATGGAATGAAAGGATTAATCTAGTTTCGAGAAAAGATATTTTACATCTTTATAAACATCATGTGCTTCATTCTTTATCTATTGCTTGGAAGACTACTATTATAAAGAATCAGTTGATTTTGGATCTTGGCACGGGAGGTGGCTTTCCTGGGATACCTCTTGCAATACTTTTTCCTGAAACTCGTTTTTTGCTTATTGATTCAGTTGGTAAAAAAATAATGGCAGTTGAAAATATTATAAAGTCGTTGGATTTAAAAAATACATTTGCCAAATGTGAACGGGTTGAAAATTTACGAATGGAAGTCGATATGATTGTTGCAAGGGCTGTTGCACCTCTGGGTAAAATAATTAAATGGACTGAAAACTTGAATTTTTTAGCTAAACATGGTATGCCACGCTATGTATTACTCAAAGGTCAAGATGTTTTCTCAGAATTAAGAAATTTATCGTGCAAGTATGAGGCTTTCCCTCTAAAGCATTTCCATCCGGATCCCTTTTTTGAAGAAAAATTTTTACTTCATATTTTTTAA